The nucleotide sequence GAGGTCCGGTCCGGTACGATAACAAACGGTTATGAAAAGGCTTACGTTTCTCGGAACACGGAAAGAGTGGTCCTGGTTTCCCGTTGATGGTATGAGCATCCGACATCGGAGGTGGTGCGCCCAATTGGTTGGCTTGGTTAACCGCAGTCTCAATGTCTTTGTTCCACCATTCTCCTACAATCACATAACAAACCCGGGGGATtaagaattaattaaaaacgtAGATTAGTCTAAACCGAACCAGTTCTAGTTATTTTCTCTAACCGAGGATTATGTTGGTTTCTTGGTATGGCTGTGGGAACGGATACGGTTTTCCCGGTTGAGGCAAGATGACGATAGCTCCGTACACAGTAGCTCGTAGCCAGAGGATATGTGCGTGCCACCAGAGGGTTCCTCGTTGTCCAGTCACATTGAAATCATAAACGTAACTCTGTCCAGTTTGGATCGGGCACTGAGTTATGTATGCTGGACCGTCCGCCCAACCGTTCCGGTACTGTTTAAGCCCATGcctacaagaaacaaaaaccgtTAATTTTTTGAATCACAAAGATTGACTAAACCGGTTAGGCCGGTTTGAGACGTAGGAAAGAGATGTTTTACCAGTGGATGGACATGTTGTATTGTACATGATTGGTTACGTTGATGATGACTCGATCACCTTCTCTTGCGTAAACCGTAGGTCCAGGAAACATTCCGTTAACCGTGACAATCGGTTTAGCATTGCATATCCGGCTTACGTTCTTCACTTGAACCTGTTCCATAATTCCCAAACGTTAGTaattacaaacaagaaaattacataTCTAGTGGAACTCAAATAAATGTATATTGAGTTTTATAATAAACCGGTTTATCGAACACCTACATCGAATTGGTACTTCTTCACCGCCGCATCCACAGGAGATTGACCAAGAAACCCAAGAATGTAAAAGAATAGAAAGAGAAAACCGGGGTTCCGGATTAACTTCATTTCCGGTTCACTCTTCCGGTTTGATGCAATGATGAGATATTTGTATTAAATCTTCTATTGCCTTTTGGTTGGTTATACAAGTTGTATTGAAGAAATTGTAGCTGGTTACAAATGCTTATATAGTGGCATAAATGCAAACAAAAGGTTGGTGAATCCCTCATAATAATATTCTTAGAAAAAATAGTCTCTataggtttacaaatgaggaaataaaaatatgaaaaatgcgTAAAATACATTATTAAGAAAagcttagaaaaaaaatatagaaatggaagaagaaggcTTGTAAGCAACTTTCTGAAAGACGTTGGCGAATCAGCGTAACGTTTGTTAATAATATGGAGTACCTTCGAAGTTGATATCTCAGctttatattaatgtttttgaCTTTTCGTTTCACAATGAAAAATAATACAGTAAGAAACACCAATAATTATTTCGGTTTTAAGTCTCTCCAATTCAATAAAGATTTATAGACGCCTACCTGTATATACTTGTTTTTTGTTATGCCAAAAGGGATCCCTCAAGTTCGATATCGGAGGTATCaacttcttttcaaaaatatcttctttttttgttttatctttaaaTTTCTGAAAACTTGCTTTGCAGTAACACGTTGCTTAGCCATTCGTTtagtttgtaaattttatgttatagtGATGTTTTGGCTTAAGCGAAAATGACTGCTCTCttaagatcatttttttttttcaattctttgcCAACGAGATCATATGTATGATTTTCTAAGTTAAAATCTCAACAAacgtattttaattgtaaaaggAACGGAAGTTGGTCAATATTTATCAGAAAATTACGCTATTGACTGGTCAGAATCCTAATCGTTGGATCAAAACACTCGATGTCTAAAAGCCCCATATCTTTATACTGAGTCATAAACCCAATTGAAGCTAATGGCCACAGGCCCGTATGAAACATGCGTATTAGGATTTAGGCATCCTCTTTTATGACATGAAGCGTTACGCAAAAGTCACTCAAATAAATTCCCCCTTGATAAATTGTAACACAGTACTAGAAAAATCTGACCGTTGTAACGGTAACTTTTTTCTCACCGCTGCAatcaaataaaaggaaaaaacaacctaactttcctaatttttttgtttgagtaaTTTCCCTTTTTGTCGCTTTTGGGTTGTAATAACAGTTTAGACTTTAGAATATGTAAATGATGTAAAATCATGCATTTATTGTGAATGAGTGGTTTATAGAGTCtactaaaaagagaaatatcaaatcaaaaaaatttcaactaccacaagttttttttgcacttttcattgtatataatatatgctATTGGATTGATACTATTCTATGTTACATCTTGTTTTTGCAATAGCTAAATTTAGAGATATGAATTAGGGGGAGACAACACATTGACATTGCTTTGGCCAAAGCGATACGCGTCGTATTATCGTGTCTTAGGACATAAGTAATCTGGTCAGGTCCACACAACTGCATAGTGACAATTTTTTATACGCTGTAATTCTGCCACGTAATAGCATTACGATACGCTCTTATAATTTGGCTTTGTCGTATCATCCGTAACATAATTATAACTCCATATTCTTGTATATATgagttttttaattgttattacaaaatctcataaaaatcagcaataaaacaATTGTTGTCAACTCCATGTATGATATTTTGCTACCCTAATCATATCATTTGATTGACTGACacccaaaccaaagaaaaaacaaaaaatcttataCCTTTAAACAATCACGACAAATAAAATCCATCAACAAATCATACATATCTTTTTTATTAGTGTCGAACATATTATATCCAGAACAGAAAACTCTATTTATTATCATGAACAGAAGAACAGACACAAGgtaagaaaacaagaaagacaaGATTTTCAGAATATGATAGCTATGTTCCTTTTTCGTGGCTGTGcaaataatttctttaattcttGCGGAAATCGACAAATAATGTGCAACTTGTTTAGAAAATATCTTTACAGGAGAGGTTGTGAGGAGCGAGGACCGAAACTTTTGacctaaatttttgttttcggtTGTTAATTAGttgttacaaacaaaaataaattcagaaattacaaatataattcaTCGATTGATAGACCCCTACAAAATTTGGAAGATTGTAAATATGAAATAcgagggagaaaaaaaaagaaaaaaaggaaagaaacgaGTGTTCGACGCGTGTGAGCACCACTTGGGATTGTGATATCAGTTATAATCGTGTTCATGTAAAGAGCAGAGCTAGCAAAATAGTGGAACACTCGTGTGACCACGTTTCTCACGTGCCTAAAAGACGCTTTAAAACAAAGCTGAACGTAACAAATTAAAGGGGGGgtttggagagaagaagagagttaacTAGCTCATTACATAGACTTGTAATATACTTCTCTGTTTTCCCATatattataaccaaacacaaaaaaggtTTGAGACTTTGACAAGTTAGAAACAATGGAGAATGaagagggaagaagagagatgacgAGGAAACAGAGTTCAAGGTTTAAGAGCATCTGCGTCTTTTGTGGTAGTAGCAATGGCAACAAAGCTAGTTATCAAGATGCAGCCATTGATTTAGGCAAAGAACTGGTAAagtatttgattatatatgcatatttacaatgtttttgcccatctttaaaataaaaataaaaaatcggtGAAATCTTTTCTTTTCGGAAATAATGATTTTCATTGTTGTATAACGAAAACGTTCTGTTTCTAAAATTCCGTATTATTACTTGAGAAATTGGTTTGGGTTTTGTGTAAGAAAATCTTGTCtttctatacatatatagtttccGCAAGAACATCACACATGGGGATTCTTTAAAAGACCTGGTTTCCTAGTAATAGTGTTGTTTTGATGAACAGGTGGCGAGGAAGATTGATCTTGTTTATGGTGGAGGAAGCATAGGTTTAATGGGTTTAGTGTCTCAAGCTGTTCATGAAGGCGGTCGTCATGTTATTGGGtgattatgaatatatatatatatatatgtgtgtgtgtgtactgCATTAATTATTTCTTcgtttttgttatgttttgctGTGTTCTTACACAAGGGTATGGTTCTAATCTTGTTATATTGATGCAGTGTCATCCCCAAGCTACTCATGTTGCAAGAGGTATTAATTTGATTTCGTTATAAAATCAATGTTCAATGAGTTCTTAAGTAGATACAATAATATAATGCTCGTTGCCTCTCTCTGTCAATGTCtcccaaaacaaacacacaaaagctTACTGGAGAAACAGTAGGAGAAGTGAGAGAAGTTGCAGACATGCATCAGAGAAAAGCTGAGATGGCTAAGCATTCTGATGCCTTCATTGCTTTGCCTGgtactctctctttctctctgttatatacaaaaaaaaaaaaaaaaaaaaacttatggaaACTTAGATTTTTGATAACTCATTTGTCAAAAATTTTGATAACTAATTTGTCAAAACTTTGCCACCACATTTAAAGCTCCTCATGTATGATgctgaaaaaatataaagttagatgtgttttgttttcctacATGTAATTGTTAGtgctttatttttatttttcttttttaattatcattatagaGAGAGCTTTAAGGAGTGcgtttaataagtaaataacatgtGGTTGATATGAATATTATGATATGTGGGAGATCCCAGGAGTCAAAGAATTATAAGAATCAcgacaaatatttttaaaatgattaaagtgaattttttttacaaaaaagtgtTTGATCCATCAACATCTAAAAGCAGTGAAAATAGATGTCGACAAAGGACATCTGTTTCTTATCCAatttaagatatttatttttatgttctcAATTATATCTaaagtttttatgtttttttaacaaacattgAAAGATCATATTCTAGTTGCAAAAACATTGTTTTCCCTTTTTCGGGTAATGCTAGTAAACTAGTAAGTAGTATTATTTATAGAGTTGGGAGTACGAATATtaggagagaaacaaaaatggtAATTTAATTATGTACTAGCAAGTATTGtgatccatcatcatcatcatgatgaaGGCActaacgtatatatatattattgaccTTTGACTTAAAAGTaccaaagagaagagaaggactTATCATAATTCAGATGTTGACTTTTCTTAAAGAtgtcaaaaagataaaaataatttaggaAGTTTTTACTATTCATGCCACTTGACTAAGTCAACGAGTCCTCGCTAATCAATCAGGTGGCTATGGTACACTCGAGGAGCTACTTGAAGTGATAACTTGGGCACAACTTGGTATACATGATAAACCGGTATGTATGTAAACCGATTTGGCTTGGTATGAATGTGAACGTGATGATTAAAAGATaagaatttgggattttttaatttttttaaattttttttcctcatgcAGGTCGGTTTATTAAACGTTGATGGATATTACAATGCATTGCTATCATTCATCGACAAAGCTGTCGAAGAGGGATTTATTCTTCCTACCGCTCGACATATTATTGTATCCGCACCAACCGCAAAAGAGTTGTTTAAGAAATTAGAGGTAAAATTAAACCGATAGAAGATATTATGCCGATCTCTAACCCTAAGTcggaccatatatatatatatccaagtcTTGATATGGTTAAGaaactttttaagttttgtttagtATCATTTCATTGGTTTATTGCAGGAGTATGTGCCTCGACATTAATAGTAACAACTGCCATCGAAACTGAGCCCCGAGACGTtcataccaaaagaaaaaaaaaaatcgttaatGGACGAGtaaagatttgatatttttgcagCTAGACAATCTAAAAGTGTGTTATCATTAGGGAGTACCAAAAAAAGTAACTTTTTCTTTCCTCGATTGTTATCAGCATGGTATCTCAGAATTTTCTGTTTAAGTGATGTAATATATAAAGTAGAGCAtatcatttgaatttttaagtGAGTGTCAACTAATTTTAAACAAGGACTTGTTACGTTGTACTAGAGATATTTACTACTCTGTTAGAGTTCGAGTGTTTTTGGTTCAATGGCTTTCGATTCAAATGACAGAATACTAATACTAATCTAtcttaattatagaaaatcCATTGCATGAAACTTTTCTAGAAATTAATGTAACATAGACCcaagcaaaatttattattcGTTGGGCGTACGTGTAATCAAAACACTAATATCCATTGCATCACTTggttgttgtaacttgtaagataCATTTTTCTTGGTAGATATCAAAATTTATTGGAGAAATTTGGattgttaaaataataattagattgAACAATTCTGAATGTTAAGATCAAATCGATTCAACTTTCTCTCTCAAGTCATGAAGCCAAGGCAATCATTAATTACAAGTATAAAATCATTAACACAATCTCGAATTGTTTAAGTTACTTAAATATCCATATGTCTCCTCCTAAAACAGCCCCGATTCGATCTTATTCTTTTGGTCTCCACGTAAGAACAttcatataaattaatgtaacaaaaaaaaagaaattatacttATAAAATAAACCCACTTGATTAACCGAAAACATTTGTTGAATCGAACCAATTAATTGAACAGTTAACGAGTCTGATTTGTTAACTGACGTCTCTTGTTTCGAGGTTAATTACTAAAATGATCAAATCTCCAATTCTGATGAACCCACCCACCATGTGTTTTAAGCCCAAGAGAGATTCAGTGAACcaagaaggaaaaataatttaaaccgTCCCTTACACTAATGAAAGGTTATGTGTTACAGAATCAAGTTTATTAATAGATTAatactaataaattaaataaatatttggacACAAAGCCCAAAAGATCACAATCTAGTTTAAAAAGAGCGACAAGAAAGATTCTTTAAGCTGATGAATGATCTGTACCATGTAGCTTTGTTCCCTTTTTGGTGTTTAACTCTTTTACTTAACTGCCCGAACAACATCAACGAGACTACTTAATAGACCTAccttataaccaaaataaataacagaaaacttgatttattaCTATTTGCCaacaaagtatatgtatttcaaattgtttttttaataatctaaaattataCATTCCATATGCAATTGAAACTTCGAAATTAAATTGTGTTGGTCATCGGTACGGATGAAATATTTGTATGCATTTTTTTAAGTATAGAAGCCATGAATTAATTATAGctatttatagtatataaaaaaacaagtgTGGTCTCTTATGTTATGGTTCATTGAACATATACATGAAACATAGGACTGGGAGGAGCCCATGTTCCTTTCATTGATgcaaaattttagtttcttgTGTTTTAGTTTGCTTCCTATCCAATGTACATGTATATAGAGACATATAGTTTCACAAGCGCATATGGATAATGATGAGTAAGTTTAAGTATATAGTGACAAGTTAAATAAAAAGACGAAAGAAATCAAGATTGGAGAAAAATAGTAAGGTACAATGTATGGTGGTTATAGAAAGCCCGAGCTGTACTTCCATTGATGTAGGAGATGATTGAGAACACGTGGATTATATTTGACTAAACAAtagtcaatatttttttacaaattaattgtGAATTGGTTAGTTCGGTTTAAGATGGTTAGTTGGATAtaaccagtgttcaagaaagcggtctaggcggctacctaggcgctaggcgctcagcagacgcctagatgaccgcctaacccgcttaaaattacataaattgtattttaatatttatttttgacttgtaaattacatatatttaaattattatgttttatatctatatacgtaattataaacatttatatgttgttaatatacttaaataaatgtattttttttttacttttgtttataatttatatatattttttataatatatttttttgtataattttatatatttaatgttttatgttgtaaacgcctaaaccgcctaaaaaccgtctaggtcccgactaagcgttctaggcgctaggcgctggatcaccgcccagataccgcatagcgctttcttgaacactggatATAACCAAAGTAAATTGTGATTCATGAAATCAACTATGGTaatttgctcaaaaaaaaaaaaaaatcaactatgGTTGGGGTTTAGTTGTTTGTTCTTCGTTAATCAGATCGTTTGTAATATTGATGACTTATCGTAATTGGTATACTACATTTCATATGTATTTTAGCTATACTGTCTAATTTCACCTACATATTTTTATGATGATTTAAACTAATCAAGTTCTTAGTTCGGATATGAAAATGCACATATAAAACAAATTCCTTGAGTTATAGTATTATTTTCGACCAATATTTATTCTGTGCAATTAATATTTCGATGTCTATACAACAAAGACAGCAAAATAAGTAACTTGCCATATAAAGACATTATTTATAGCATTCTGTGGAGTATAATGTCCAATCCTGTTTTGTTTTccgatttttacatatttatggTACTGGTTGGTCTTAACGCcttcatttattttttccactttgttactATAAGTCAACAACTTCACCTTTTGATAACGCCTAATTTGTATCATCAAGTTTTAGTTAGTTTTTCTTAAATAACGTCATTTTCAGAGCAAATTTTGAGTTTCTCTTCCATGTATCTGCAAAATGGCAAATTTAAATAGAACATTTCCAGGTAATTTACTTTCAAAACCCATATGTTGATGAATTGAAAGTGAACATATATTGATGAAATGAAAAAGCCTtcatacaattggcttgaaagccATAATAGTGGTGTAAAACACTCAGAGTAGAAGGTCATTTGTAAACAACCATACTTAGCTAATAAATGAGCTATCTTATTACAATTTCGAGtggagtaaacaaaaaaaacattgttaaaCAGACTCGACCAATAGCTAATATCTTGACAAATGCCATCAACAGAAacaccaatcagaattttattaACGATCTTAATTAATATCACACAGTCACtctcaaaaataacatttcataGCCCTCTGATCGAGCATTGTTGCATTGTAGTTAAAAGAGCCTTAGCTTCAGCCTCCAGTGATGAAGAAACATACCCCAGGTGCACCGATCCTCAATCTTGTGATATTCCATCATGATTTTGAATAATCCTATATATTAGTCtctgatacaaaataaataaatctaaaaaattgaTATTCGGTTTTGTATTCTAAAAGAAAACTGACTTTACTATATAACATTGtaattgttgtaattttttttgactaTAGAAGATTTTAAATATGCGAAGATCACGTTAACACTTTTGGCGTTACAAAGTTTCTCAGATTTTTAACAGAttcaaaacttttatatatatatttcttataaaaaataaagaaatctaaATTTATGTTTGGTATTGTATTCTAGAAGAAAAACGTCTTTGCTATACAACATTGTATATATcgctaattttaaattatttaagatttcaagtatGCAAAAATTGCGTGAACACTTTTGGCTTTACAAAGTTTATCAAAATTTGTAAACACTTGTAGTTTTTTGCGAATTAGAAGATTCGAGTCTTATCTTTATTTCGTAACGTTCGtttaaactttttgaaaatttgttttatgcgAGTTACAAAGTTAGATTCTTATCCTTTGTAACGttcatttagatatttttaaaaataagtaacgctcgttttatttttaaatataaataaaagaaatattactaaaaattgacatctttgtttatatgttaGTAAAGTTGAGagtaaaaaagagaataaattCAGCTGACATTTCTCATTTCACAAAATCAAGTAAATACGATCAAAACTCTCTTCAGTAATCTTCTCACTCAATTAGTTGCTAAAGCTAACATTTGTATGGtggtttatatttattttatgatgcACTATAatattgatgtgtttttttttttccaaaagaaagGTATTATTATTACCTTATGCAATGAGGAGGAAGGACGGGTccagaattattattttttaaataataataatgctcTTCTAGTCCACTTATCTTGGAATCTAAAACTACGATTAGTTTTAATTAAGTTCATTAAACTAATGTAAAGATTAAGTTTAAAACctgaaaattttttaattaaaaatacgttttttaagctgtaagaaaaaaagaatattaccTTTTTTTCATAACATTTATATGTatcttttgattgttttctctctctctcttttgaagGTGGCACGAGCACCCATAACCTTTCAGAACCTATAGATACAAAAAATAATGTGTATtgtatatgtaatttatatatataaatttgatttttttattttttttggatcttctttttttttttttttatctctctctttctttctcctttggATGGAActgagctcttcttctttctctctttcctctccttttcttcttcttctctcttctctctctattggCCTTTGATAAgagtttttatttctctcttgaAGATCCGTTTCACTTGATTTGATACTTAATTAGGTCAAACTTTGCGATCATAAGCGATTTCACAGGTCACCAtcttcaaaaaccctaattctctgtttcttttttcttcttcttctggctgGGGGCTTTGTTGTACGTACTCCCATGGGTTTTTTGTAGCTTTTTGCCTCGGATTTTGTGCAAATGggagctttttttttaaataaaaaaacacatctcTTTTCGTTTTCAGCTTTTTATAATGATCGAATTCAAGTTTTAGcttagatctctctctccctctctctgagTCTCTGTTttgcgaagaagaagattgtttcATGTTTCTCCCTTTCATCTGGGTTTCTGGGTTTTGTCTTTAATTGTGAGATTTTAgcttttttatttcctttttc is from Camelina sativa cultivar DH55 chromosome 20, Cs, whole genome shotgun sequence and encodes:
- the LOC104768495 gene encoding probable cytokinin riboside 5'-monophosphate phosphoribohydrolase LOG6, with product MENEEGRREMTRKQSSRFKSICVFCGSSNGNKASYQDAAIDLGKELVARKIDLVYGGGSIGLMGLVSQAVHEGGRHVIGVIPKLLMLQELTGETVGEVREVADMHQRKAEMAKHSDAFIALPGGYGTLEELLEVITWAQLGIHDKPVGLLNVDGYYNALLSFIDKAVEEGFILPTARHIIVSAPTAKELFKKLEEYVPRH